The following coding sequences lie in one Mycobacterium gordonae genomic window:
- a CDS encoding IS110 family RNA-guided transposase: protein MIFVGNDWAEDHHDVYLMDEAGQRLAARRLPEGLLGIGTLHELVAAHAEEPDQVMIGIETDRGLWVSALAAAGYQVWAINPMAAARYRDRHHVSGAKSDAGDAKVLADLVRTDRHNHRRIAGDSADAEAIKVLARTHQSLIWARTRHANMLRSGLREYYPAALEAFESLTDGDALAVLSRAPTPKQGARLSLSKIGSALKAAGRQRNIETRAGQIQTILRREHLTAPPAVATAFGATTTAAVHVIAALNVQIDELETALADHFEKHPDADIYRSLPGLGVVLGARVLGEFGDDPNRYTTAKCRKNYAGTSPLTIASGRKRAVLARHARNRRLYDALDQWAFCALTRSPGARAFYDQHRAKGDTHHQALRALGNRLVGILHGCLRHHTPYDEYTAWAHRQTPAAA, encoded by the coding sequence GTGATCTTTGTCGGCAACGACTGGGCCGAAGACCATCACGACGTGTATCTGATGGACGAGGCTGGCCAACGATTGGCAGCCCGGCGATTACCCGAGGGCTTACTAGGGATTGGCACCTTACACGAATTGGTTGCCGCACACGCCGAGGAACCCGACCAGGTGATGATCGGCATCGAGACCGATCGTGGCCTGTGGGTCTCGGCGTTGGCAGCAGCCGGTTATCAGGTGTGGGCGATCAACCCGATGGCGGCGGCCCGCTACCGCGATCGCCACCATGTTTCGGGTGCGAAGTCCGATGCCGGGGACGCCAAAGTGCTCGCTGACCTGGTCCGAACCGATCGGCACAACCACCGCCGGATCGCCGGCGACAGCGCCGATGCCGAGGCGATCAAGGTGCTGGCCCGTACCCATCAGAGCTTGATCTGGGCACGGACGCGCCATGCCAACATGCTGCGCAGCGGCCTGCGGGAGTACTACCCCGCCGCCCTGGAGGCCTTCGAATCCCTCACCGACGGTGACGCGTTGGCAGTCTTGAGTCGCGCACCCACTCCTAAACAGGGCGCTCGGTTGAGCCTGTCGAAGATCGGCTCAGCGCTCAAAGCGGCTGGCCGGCAACGCAATATCGAGACACGCGCTGGGCAGATTCAGACCATTTTGCGTCGCGAACACCTCACAGCACCCCCAGCGGTGGCTACTGCCTTCGGCGCCACCACGACTGCAGCGGTCCATGTGATCGCCGCACTCAATGTTCAGATCGACGAGCTCGAGACCGCGCTGGCCGACCATTTTGAGAAACACCCGGACGCCGACATCTACCGTTCCCTGCCAGGACTTGGTGTTGTGCTCGGCGCCCGGGTGCTCGGTGAGTTCGGGGATGACCCGAACCGCTACACCACTGCCAAGTGTCGCAAGAACTACGCCGGAACATCACCGTTGACCATCGCATCAGGCCGAAAACGTGCCGTGCTGGCCCGCCACGCCCGCAACAGACGTCTCTACGACGCGCTCGATCAATGGGCATTCTGCGCCCTCACCAGAAGCCCCGGTGCCCGCGCCTTCTACGACCAGCACCGCGCCAAGGGTGACACCCACCATCAGGCCCTACGCGCCCTCGGCAACCGACTCGTCGGCATCCTCCACGGCTGCCTACGCCACCACACGCCATACGACGAATACACAGCTTGGGCCCACCGCCAAACCCCCGCAGCAGCTTGA
- a CDS encoding alpha/beta fold hydrolase, with amino-acid sequence MRTGLATGAALGTTGLLGWAGLRALVGWIERNPDPLTREQLLAEPHGEEATITRPDGTELRALAAGEGPPVVLVHGYTVTLAEWNVVWDALLARGYRVIAFDQRGHGRSTLGSEGIGSQPMAADISAVLEHFDVADAVLVGHSMGGFVTIRALLEHADVAQRLRGLVLFATWAGRVLDGAPQNKVQIPLLERGILQRLIRYRTVGVLFGAAQCGARPSPAMVSVFTEGFRQHVDEHGPLLPIVRAFSREDRYPRLGEITVPTVVMVGAADRTTPPSHSRRLADGIPGARLVTVADAGHALNWEAPHELVKVIESLAG; translated from the coding sequence ATGAGAACGGGGCTGGCCACCGGCGCGGCACTGGGGACCACCGGCTTGCTCGGCTGGGCCGGGCTGCGAGCCCTGGTCGGGTGGATCGAGCGCAACCCAGATCCCCTGACGCGCGAGCAATTGCTCGCCGAGCCGCACGGGGAAGAGGCGACGATCACCCGCCCGGACGGGACGGAGCTGCGTGCGCTGGCCGCGGGTGAGGGGCCGCCGGTCGTGCTCGTGCACGGCTATACCGTCACCCTGGCCGAATGGAACGTCGTGTGGGATGCGTTGTTGGCCAGGGGATATCGCGTCATCGCCTTCGATCAGCGCGGACACGGCCGATCTACGCTGGGCTCCGAGGGCATCGGCTCCCAGCCCATGGCGGCCGACATCTCCGCGGTGCTCGAACATTTCGACGTTGCCGACGCTGTACTGGTCGGCCATTCGATGGGCGGGTTTGTCACCATTCGCGCCCTGCTCGAGCATGCAGACGTTGCGCAGCGGTTGCGTGGACTCGTGCTGTTCGCCACCTGGGCGGGCCGCGTCTTGGACGGAGCGCCGCAGAACAAGGTGCAGATTCCCCTGCTCGAGCGTGGCATCCTGCAGCGGCTGATCCGCTACCGGACGGTCGGGGTGTTGTTCGGCGCTGCGCAATGCGGTGCTCGTCCCTCGCCGGCGATGGTGTCGGTGTTCACCGAGGGCTTCCGTCAGCACGTCGACGAACACGGACCGCTGCTGCCGATCGTGCGCGCCTTCTCGCGTGAAGACCGCTATCCACGCCTGGGCGAGATCACCGTTCCGACGGTGGTCATGGTCGGAGCGGCGGACCGCACCACGCCGCCGAGTCACTCACGTCGGCTGGCCGACGGCATTCCCGGCGCCCGGTTGGTCACGGTGGCTGATGCGGGGCATGCGCTGAATTGGGAAGCGCCCCACGAGTTGGTCAAGGTCATCGAATCGCTCGCGGGATAA
- a CDS encoding DUF2510 domain-containing protein — protein MASLLIIIIVGLVGLGIVGGLTAVLVHLTRSPEAPPYVPHAWQPAAGWYPDPSDPNMLRYFDGHTWTQVTRPAG, from the coding sequence ATGGCAAGCCTTCTGATCATCATCATCGTCGGGCTGGTCGGACTTGGCATCGTCGGCGGACTCACCGCAGTGCTGGTGCACCTGACCAGATCGCCCGAGGCCCCGCCGTACGTTCCGCACGCCTGGCAACCCGCGGCCGGCTGGTACCCCGACCCGTCGGATCCGAATATGCTGCGCTACTTCGACGGTCACACCTGGACTCAGGTCACCCGGCCGGCCGGTTGA
- a CDS encoding serine hydrolase — protein sequence MPYSALRQSVSNTVGITPDVDWSICIRDAAGDEVAQHNSGVSRQTASVGKLLLLAEVARQCDDGSMDGSELLDRNTAVQVADSGIWQHLHAQRFSVRDLCVLVASVSDNLATNVLLDRVGLNSVQALCGTIGFAETTLLDRVRDHRGPDDVWTLSVGTAAELSEFMCRLATKRLISMSVSDQLTAWLATGVDLSMVASAFGLDPLAHTASDRGFCIRNKTGTDTAIRADVGTIERNGTSYSYAVIANWDAAGPDLRDTVLAGMRSIGGVLRDLLLDGS from the coding sequence ATGCCGTACTCTGCGCTGCGCCAGTCGGTCAGCAACACTGTCGGCATCACCCCTGACGTCGATTGGTCGATCTGTATTCGAGACGCTGCTGGCGATGAAGTGGCACAACACAATTCCGGCGTGTCCAGGCAGACTGCCAGTGTCGGAAAGCTGTTGCTATTGGCCGAAGTGGCGCGGCAGTGCGACGACGGATCGATGGATGGTAGCGAATTGCTGGACCGCAATACTGCTGTGCAGGTTGCTGATTCGGGCATCTGGCAGCATCTACACGCTCAGCGATTCTCCGTCCGCGATCTGTGCGTGCTGGTCGCTTCGGTCAGCGATAACCTCGCCACCAATGTACTGCTGGACCGGGTGGGTCTGAACAGCGTCCAAGCACTCTGCGGAACAATCGGTTTCGCCGAAACTACGCTGCTGGATCGTGTTCGGGACCATCGTGGGCCCGACGACGTGTGGACGTTGTCGGTGGGTACGGCCGCTGAGTTGTCGGAATTCATGTGTCGCCTGGCTACTAAACGGCTGATATCGATGTCGGTCTCCGACCAGTTGACCGCCTGGCTGGCGACGGGCGTGGATCTGTCGATGGTGGCATCTGCGTTCGGCCTCGATCCGCTGGCGCATACCGCATCGGATCGCGGCTTCTGCATTCGCAACAAGACCGGAACCGACACGGCCATCAGGGCCGACGTGGGCACCATCGAACGAAACGGCACCTCGTACTCCTATGCCGTCATTGCCAACTGGGATGCCGCCGGGCCAGATCTGCGCGACACGGTGCTCGCTGGGATGCGCTCGATCGGTGGGGTGCTCAGAGACCTGCTGCTAGACGGATCCTGA
- a CDS encoding tyrosine-type recombinase/integrase produces the protein MAARPAREGRTAEGAHREHYQWLLDEYLYPVFGPMPIGAITPDDVRAWHSKMGQSTPTARSHAYGLLNAIMNTAVSDGKVALSPCVIRGAGTSRRVNKIRPATLAELEALTSAMPVQYQAMVLLASWCALRFGELCELRRKDIELTTHTEHDQDGNEVIVRGGVVRVERAVVRAGEGFEVTSPKSDAGTRDVAIPPHLVPVIEAHLHTHVGAKADALLFPAKHGGHLAPATLYRRFYTARTSAGREDLRFHDLRHTGAVLAAQTGATLAELMVRLGHSTSQAAMRYQHAAQGRDQAIAAALSRIAVGG, from the coding sequence ATGGCTGCTAGACCGGCACGTGAAGGGCGAACCGCTGAAGGTGCGCACCGTGAGCACTATCAATGGCTACTTGACGAGTACCTGTATCCGGTATTCGGGCCTATGCCGATTGGAGCGATCACTCCCGACGACGTGCGCGCCTGGCACTCCAAGATGGGCCAGAGCACCCCGACGGCGCGCTCACATGCTTACGGGCTGTTGAACGCGATCATGAACACCGCCGTCAGCGACGGCAAGGTGGCGTTAAGCCCGTGTGTGATTCGTGGCGCTGGCACCTCAAGGCGCGTAAACAAGATACGGCCCGCCACCCTAGCCGAATTGGAGGCACTGACCAGTGCCATGCCTGTGCAATATCAGGCAATGGTTCTGCTCGCGTCGTGGTGTGCGTTGCGGTTCGGCGAGTTGTGCGAACTGCGGCGCAAAGACATCGAACTGACCACCCACACTGAGCACGACCAGGACGGCAATGAGGTGATCGTGCGTGGCGGCGTCGTGCGCGTCGAGCGTGCTGTGGTGCGTGCCGGTGAGGGCTTCGAGGTGACCTCGCCCAAGAGTGATGCCGGTACCAGAGACGTGGCCATCCCGCCGCACCTGGTCCCGGTCATCGAGGCACATCTGCACACCCACGTCGGGGCCAAGGCCGACGCGCTGCTATTTCCTGCAAAGCATGGGGGACACCTCGCACCGGCCACGCTCTACCGCCGGTTCTACACGGCACGCACCAGTGCCGGTAGAGAAGATCTGAGGTTCCACGACTTGCGGCACACCGGGGCCGTACTGGCGGCCCAGACCGGTGCCACGTTGGCCGAACTGATGGTGCGGTTAGGCCATTCCACCTCGCAGGCGGCGATGCGCTACCAGCACGCAGCACAAGGGCGCGACCAGGCCATCGCGGCGGCGCTTTCCAGGATCGCGGTGGGAGGCTGA
- a CDS encoding DNA/RNA non-specific endonuclease yields MPTKSQILHADPLRVLDHVDGWKTTVDVLEQHAEEYLHCVQRPGGSLWDGRTAEAARERARQDFQAVTQVRDAVDAAARQIAKTVSSTLMPPLTNAKQIIENADSHAGVHVNEDLSISYTPPEGTSKETAEANAKTVAAAEAELKSEAAKWWAAELAVAQQIRDAEAEVGKALNFGAAIAAVGPAFGAPPASPVTLLSGQAEPSGGPKTWQDLVLPSAVPNSPPSTVPNNSPAGAPGVAGRPGKPEDLLAAIADARPGATANVTDTLAGVVTGKPTGVKPSAGSPLDVIAVASNPAVVEQQQAKVSAAQQAVAAAQAKVDSVAKALYTSAPGTGPPRSDLDAASRALFDARHNLTEQTATLAGLSQAREALGGQSVPIPALPEHADVQAFPAQPSAFAQTSRALSEGSFGLIPDVAKDIDVFTNWGHHSGADQTGAVLDAAGLIPIPGAKFLGEGIHLGVDAATAAHHADDAVHAFDDLGGVGHHTLDAPSPPHSDAAVAHAPPGDGLIHISAESGGTGAWNPDLNNPQPNTHYTVDNRFSYNTDDLHRSTDASGSLEFGSPSDRNAYQQGIAGGTDRLPGDHGGHIFGAQFGGPGEAINITAMDGTVNKSSYAALENEWKSLLKQGHNVDVDVQIEYPDNSMRPSRYVVNTIVDGKLVGTRFFDNY; encoded by the coding sequence ATGCCGACCAAGTCGCAGATTTTGCACGCCGACCCACTCAGGGTTCTTGACCACGTCGACGGGTGGAAGACCACTGTCGACGTCTTGGAGCAGCACGCCGAAGAGTACCTGCACTGCGTGCAGCGTCCCGGTGGCTCGTTGTGGGATGGGCGAACCGCTGAAGCGGCTAGAGAGCGTGCCCGCCAGGACTTTCAGGCGGTGACACAGGTGCGCGACGCCGTGGATGCCGCCGCCCGGCAGATCGCCAAGACGGTCAGCTCGACTCTGATGCCGCCGCTGACCAATGCCAAGCAGATCATCGAAAACGCCGACTCCCACGCCGGGGTCCACGTCAATGAGGACCTCTCGATCAGCTACACCCCGCCGGAAGGGACCAGCAAAGAGACAGCTGAGGCCAACGCAAAGACTGTCGCTGCAGCCGAGGCGGAATTGAAATCCGAGGCCGCCAAGTGGTGGGCCGCCGAACTCGCCGTGGCGCAACAGATCCGGGACGCTGAGGCCGAGGTGGGGAAAGCCCTTAACTTCGGCGCTGCGATTGCCGCTGTCGGACCCGCATTCGGCGCGCCTCCCGCGTCGCCAGTCACGCTGCTCAGCGGGCAGGCCGAGCCATCCGGGGGTCCCAAAACCTGGCAGGACCTTGTTCTGCCCAGCGCAGTGCCCAACTCGCCACCTTCGACGGTGCCGAACAATTCACCCGCCGGTGCACCGGGAGTTGCAGGTCGGCCAGGTAAACCTGAAGATCTGCTCGCGGCCATTGCTGACGCTAGACCAGGTGCCACCGCTAATGTCACCGACACCCTGGCCGGTGTGGTCACCGGCAAGCCCACCGGCGTCAAACCCAGCGCCGGTTCCCCCTTAGATGTCATAGCAGTCGCCTCCAACCCCGCGGTCGTTGAGCAACAACAAGCCAAGGTCAGCGCCGCTCAGCAGGCGGTCGCGGCAGCGCAGGCCAAAGTCGACTCGGTCGCCAAAGCGCTCTATACCAGCGCTCCCGGCACCGGACCGCCACGCAGTGATCTCGACGCGGCCAGCCGAGCCTTATTTGATGCCCGCCATAACCTCACCGAACAGACCGCCACTCTCGCAGGACTCAGCCAGGCCCGCGAAGCACTCGGTGGCCAATCAGTGCCGATTCCCGCACTCCCCGAACACGCTGACGTCCAAGCCTTCCCCGCCCAACCATCGGCGTTCGCGCAAACCAGCCGCGCCCTAAGCGAAGGCAGCTTCGGGCTTATCCCCGATGTCGCCAAAGACATTGACGTGTTTACCAATTGGGGCCATCACTCCGGAGCCGACCAAACCGGAGCCGTCCTCGACGCCGCAGGCCTCATCCCCATCCCCGGTGCCAAATTCCTCGGGGAGGGTATCCACCTCGGAGTCGACGCCGCCACGGCTGCCCACCACGCCGACGACGCCGTCCACGCTTTCGATGATCTCGGGGGCGTCGGCCATCACACCCTTGACGCGCCATCCCCGCCACACTCTGATGCTGCTGTTGCCCATGCCCCGCCCGGAGACGGCCTGATTCACATAAGTGCTGAATCAGGCGGCACAGGCGCGTGGAATCCCGATCTCAACAACCCTCAGCCCAACACGCACTACACGGTCGACAACCGATTCAGTTACAACACAGACGACTTGCACCGATCCACTGACGCTAGCGGTTCGTTAGAGTTTGGCAGTCCAAGCGACCGCAACGCTTACCAGCAGGGTATTGCAGGCGGCACTGACCGGCTTCCGGGCGACCACGGTGGCCATATTTTTGGAGCGCAATTCGGCGGACCCGGTGAAGCGATCAATATCACTGCCATGGATGGTACGGTAAATAAAAGCAGTTACGCCGCTCTGGAAAACGAATGGAAATCGCTACTCAAACAGGGTCACAATGTTGATGTTGATGTGCAAATAGAATATCCAGATAATTCCATGCGGCCCAGCCGCTACGTTGTCAACACCATCGTCGATGGTAAACTGGTCGGAACCAGGTTCTTCGACAACTACTGA
- a CDS encoding antitoxin YezG family protein, whose amino-acid sequence MADEPPFLVKEGQLEQEAVKWLFYNLPEGGWQSCWMEFRRAGPLAEAVIRYTLNDGTVEPLAPPAKLIDALLDLREFMSTLGKGAWLSLRLDLTNEGKYHFEYNYDKKPLWLAPIDEEAYIMDLQKYPRPPEAIPDWYPFAGA is encoded by the coding sequence GTGGCAGATGAACCCCCCTTTCTAGTTAAAGAGGGTCAGCTTGAGCAAGAAGCCGTTAAGTGGCTTTTTTACAACCTACCCGAGGGAGGCTGGCAATCGTGCTGGATGGAGTTCCGGCGCGCAGGGCCTCTGGCCGAGGCGGTCATCAGGTACACACTGAACGATGGAACTGTCGAGCCACTTGCTCCACCAGCCAAGTTGATCGACGCACTTCTAGACCTTCGCGAGTTTATGTCCACCTTGGGCAAGGGTGCATGGTTATCACTTCGCCTCGACTTAACCAACGAAGGAAAATACCATTTCGAATATAATTACGATAAAAAGCCCCTTTGGCTTGCTCCAATAGACGAGGAAGCCTACATCATGGATCTGCAGAAATACCCACGACCACCGGAAGCTATACCGGACTGGTACCCGTTCGCCGGAGCGTAG
- the istB gene encoding IS21-like element helper ATPase IstB, translated as MAEDPIKSVLHYAQALKAPRIRDAAARLAEQARDANWTHEEYLAAVLSREVAAREASGAATRIRSAGFPTRKSLEDFNFDHQPALNRDMVAHLGTGAFLARSRNVVLLGPPGTGKTHLAIGLAIKAAQTGHRIAFATAVDWVARLKAAHTAGRLPVELAKLRRIGLLVVDEVGYIPFEQDAANLFFQLVSSRYEHASLILTSNLPFARWGDVFGDQVVAAAMIDRIVHHADVLTLKGSSYRLKDTGIDTLPSARADNTAQ; from the coding sequence ATGGCCGAGGATCCGATCAAATCCGTCCTGCATTACGCCCAGGCCCTTAAGGCGCCGCGCATCCGCGACGCCGCCGCCCGGCTCGCCGAGCAAGCCCGTGACGCCAACTGGACTCATGAGGAGTATCTGGCGGCGGTGCTTTCCCGGGAGGTCGCGGCCCGGGAAGCCTCCGGTGCGGCGACCCGCATCCGCTCGGCGGGGTTTCCGACGCGCAAGTCGTTGGAAGACTTCAACTTCGATCACCAACCGGCCTTGAACCGGGACATGGTCGCCCACCTAGGCACGGGTGCGTTCCTGGCCAGGTCCCGCAACGTGGTGCTGCTCGGCCCACCGGGAACCGGCAAGACTCACCTCGCCATCGGATTGGCCATCAAAGCCGCCCAGACCGGGCATCGCATCGCGTTCGCCACCGCGGTGGACTGGGTCGCTCGCCTCAAGGCCGCCCACACCGCGGGGCGACTGCCCGTCGAGTTGGCCAAGTTGCGCCGCATCGGCCTTCTCGTCGTCGACGAGGTCGGATACATCCCCTTCGAACAGGACGCCGCGAACTTGTTCTTCCAACTGGTCTCCAGCCGCTACGAACACGCCTCGCTGATTCTGACCTCGAACCTGCCCTTCGCCCGCTGGGGCGACGTGTTCGGAGATCAAGTCGTCGCCGCGGCGATGATCGACCGCATCGTCCACCACGCCGACGTCCTGACCCTCAAAGGCTCCAGCTACCGGCTCAAAGACACCGGAATCGACACCCTGCCCTCCGCCAGAGCCGACAACACGGCACAATAA
- the istA gene encoding IS21 family transposase has translation MISLEDWALIRHLHRSEGLSQRAIARQLGIARDTVAGALAGDGPPKYERASAPSAISEVEPRIRALLSAYPQMPATVLAERVGWTGSISWFRERVRAIRPEHLLADPVDRLDHPPGRAVQCDLWFPAPRIAVGFGQEAMLPVLVMVAAFSRFIAAMMLPSRQTMDLVAGMWQLLSGSFTAAPHELWWDNEAGIGRRGRLTDPVTALMGTLGSRLVQLKPYDPESKGIVERANRYLETSFLPGRSFTSPADFNTQLGQWLPTANARRVRVLDGRPVDFLDGDRAQMLALPPVAPVTEAVTSVRLGRDYYVRVAGNDYSVDPHAIGQLVEVRTTLNQVVVTRAGRQLAAHDRCWAVRQTLTDPTHVATAAALRRQFQTGPPPVVGDYLVRDLADYDRAFGVDFTTATVTSDGEVA, from the coding sequence GTGATCTCCTTGGAAGACTGGGCGTTGATCCGGCATCTTCATCGCAGCGAGGGTTTGTCGCAGCGGGCCATTGCACGCCAGCTCGGCATCGCGCGTGACACGGTGGCCGGGGCGCTGGCCGGCGATGGTCCACCGAAGTACGAGCGAGCTTCGGCGCCGTCGGCGATCAGCGAGGTGGAGCCGCGGATCCGGGCGTTGCTGTCGGCCTATCCGCAGATGCCGGCGACGGTGCTCGCCGAGCGGGTCGGGTGGACGGGTTCGATCTCCTGGTTCCGCGAGCGGGTCCGAGCGATCCGCCCGGAGCACCTGCTCGCCGATCCGGTTGACCGCCTCGACCATCCTCCGGGGCGAGCGGTTCAGTGCGACCTGTGGTTCCCGGCACCCAGGATCGCGGTCGGGTTCGGCCAGGAGGCGATGCTGCCGGTGCTGGTGATGGTCGCGGCGTTCTCCCGGTTCATCGCCGCAATGATGCTGCCCTCGCGTCAGACGATGGACCTGGTGGCCGGGATGTGGCAGCTACTCTCGGGCAGCTTCACCGCGGCACCCCATGAGTTGTGGTGGGACAACGAGGCCGGGATCGGACGCCGCGGTCGGTTGACCGATCCGGTCACCGCGTTGATGGGCACGCTCGGGTCGCGGCTGGTGCAACTCAAACCCTATGACCCCGAATCCAAGGGGATCGTGGAGCGAGCCAACCGCTATTTGGAGACCTCGTTCCTGCCGGGGCGCAGCTTCACTTCGCCAGCGGACTTCAACACTCAACTGGGCCAATGGCTTCCGACCGCCAACGCCCGTCGGGTGCGGGTCCTCGATGGTCGTCCGGTCGACTTCCTCGACGGCGATCGAGCCCAGATGCTGGCGTTGCCGCCCGTGGCGCCGGTCACCGAGGCGGTGACCTCGGTGCGGCTGGGGCGCGACTACTACGTGCGGGTGGCCGGCAACGACTACTCCGTGGACCCGCATGCGATCGGACAGCTCGTCGAGGTGAGGACCACCTTGAATCAGGTGGTGGTGACCCGAGCGGGGCGCCAGCTGGCGGCTCATGACCGCTGCTGGGCGGTACGACAAACGCTGACCGATCCCACCCACGTCGCGACTGCCGCAGCATTGCGTCGACAGTTCCAAACCGGCCCACCACCGGTGGTCGGTGATTACCTGGTCCGTGATCTGGCCGACTACGACCGCGCGTTCGGTGTCGACTTCACCACGGCAACAGTCACTTCCGACGGGGAGGTGGCGTGA
- a CDS encoding polysaccharide deacetylase family protein translates to MDRRRFLLAVAATVAAGGMPAARADVLGAAPDPGPLRPNVLPPPDPGSRLPLPRGAVLKQLPGGGDLLAWTVDDGADSDVVRLYTQFAKDTGVRLTYFVTGGYRAWADNAALLRPLVESGQIQLANHTWTHPDLTRLSPTRIEEELNTTDVFLRNTYGVDAAPYFRPPYGHRNAAVDAVAADLGYRNPTLWSGDLRDSALLPEAVIVQLAQRYFTPQNIVIGHLNHAPVTHVYGQLVEIIRARSLRTVTLNDVFVPPGSSYPTTGLPH, encoded by the coding sequence CTGGACCGGCGGCGGTTCCTGCTCGCCGTGGCTGCGACCGTAGCGGCGGGCGGGATGCCAGCGGCTCGCGCCGACGTGCTCGGTGCAGCGCCCGATCCGGGCCCTTTGCGCCCCAACGTGCTGCCGCCGCCTGACCCTGGGTCACGGCTGCCACTGCCCAGAGGCGCGGTACTGAAGCAACTCCCCGGTGGCGGCGACCTGCTGGCGTGGACGGTCGATGACGGCGCCGACAGCGACGTGGTGCGGCTCTACACACAGTTCGCCAAGGACACCGGTGTCCGGCTCACCTATTTCGTCACCGGCGGCTATCGCGCGTGGGCGGACAATGCAGCGCTGCTGCGCCCGCTCGTGGAATCCGGTCAGATCCAATTGGCCAACCACACCTGGACCCACCCGGACCTGACGCGGCTCTCGCCGACCCGGATCGAAGAAGAGCTGAACACCACGGATGTGTTCCTGCGCAACACCTATGGCGTGGACGCCGCCCCGTACTTCCGTCCCCCGTACGGCCACCGCAATGCCGCGGTCGATGCGGTAGCGGCCGATCTGGGCTATCGGAATCCGACCCTGTGGAGCGGCGACCTGCGGGATTCCGCGCTGCTTCCCGAAGCCGTGATCGTGCAACTGGCGCAGCGATATTTCACCCCCCAGAACATCGTGATAGGCCACCTCAACCACGCGCCGGTCACCCATGTCTACGGGCAACTGGTCGAGATCATCCGCGCACGCTCGCTGCGCACCGTCACCCTCAACGACGTCTTCGTTCCCCCTGGGAGTTCTTACCCCACAACGGGATTGCCCCACTGA
- a CDS encoding SpoIIAA family protein produces MIELLPDMPQGVTGIRVSGRLRGDELRAIKPSLHERLNAGDIRIVEVIPSDYEGFGPGGLIEDLKLGFGTVLPHHSAFTRIAIVTDLDWVAHVLHALAWIVPGELAVFGLDALEQAKEWAAGRGRDDG; encoded by the coding sequence ATGATTGAACTGTTGCCAGACATGCCGCAGGGAGTGACCGGCATCCGCGTATCGGGCCGACTGCGCGGCGATGAGCTACGCGCGATCAAGCCGAGCCTGCATGAGCGGCTGAACGCCGGTGATATCAGGATCGTCGAGGTCATCCCGTCGGATTACGAGGGTTTCGGGCCCGGTGGGTTGATCGAAGACCTGAAGCTCGGCTTCGGCACCGTCCTGCCGCATCATTCAGCCTTCACGCGGATCGCGATCGTCACCGACCTCGACTGGGTTGCTCATGTGCTGCATGCTCTCGCGTGGATCGTCCCGGGCGAGCTCGCGGTATTCGGCCTCGACGCGCTCGAGCAGGCCAAGGAGTGGGCGGCCGGCCGAGGGCGCGACGACGGATAG
- a CDS encoding putative quinol monooxygenase, which translates to MAVIVILELQFKPESVAAGRELMSRTLEVTRGFDGNVQTDVWVDEDDEAHWLIYEVWESVEHDEAYRRFRAGEGKVTELPPLLAEPPNKKRYSIADV; encoded by the coding sequence ATGGCGGTCATAGTGATTCTCGAGCTCCAGTTCAAGCCCGAGTCGGTGGCTGCCGGCCGGGAATTGATGAGCCGGACGCTCGAGGTCACTCGCGGGTTCGACGGCAACGTTCAAACCGACGTCTGGGTCGACGAGGACGACGAGGCGCACTGGCTGATCTACGAGGTCTGGGAATCCGTCGAGCACGACGAGGCTTACCGTCGTTTCCGTGCCGGCGAAGGCAAGGTGACCGAGCTTCCCCCGCTGTTGGCCGAGCCGCCGAACAAGAAGCGATACAGCATCGCCGACGTCTAG